One genomic region from Cytobacillus sp. IB215665 encodes:
- a CDS encoding alpha/beta-type small acid-soluble spore protein — MAYNSSNQLVVPGVQQALDQMKYEIASEFGVNLGPDTTSRANGSVGGEITKRLVQMAEQQIGGGYQQQ, encoded by the coding sequence ATGGCATACAACAGTTCAAATCAATTAGTAGTTCCTGGTGTACAGCAAGCTCTTGATCAAATGAAGTACGAAATCGCTTCTGAATTTGGAGTGAACCTAGGGCCTGACACTACTTCTCGTGCAAACGGTTCTGTCGGTGGAGAAATAACGAAGCGCCTTGTACAAATGGCTGAGCAACAAATAGGTGGAGGTTACCAACAACAATAA
- the mbcS gene encoding acyl-CoA synthetase MbcS: MNRQDLIAPDIYNLSEEVERFSSDSSRIALKYESDLGVKREITYSSLMMEANKIGNALLSDGFQQGDKVLVLIPRMIEAYSIYLGAIKAGLVVIPCSEMLRTKDLQYRIQHGEVKGIICYHPYVEQFEEVKNIETITKYIVGKEDKAGWKNLWEKCKGSSDKLVTASTRRDDIVFLSYTSGTTGNPKGVVHTHGWGYAHLKTAASSWLSIRDNDTVWATAGPGWQKWIWSPFLSILGTGATGIVYDGKFEPKKYLQLLSDYEVNVLCCTPTEYRLMAKVDNIGDYKLPSLHSAVSAGEPLNREVIKTFNKYFHVDVRDGYGQTENTLLVGVMKGMKIKPGSMGKPTPGNTIEIINDLGEPCDIGEVGDIAVHVETPALFKHYYKDPERTAKQFRGEYYITGDKAKKDKDGYYWFEGRSDDIIISSGYTIGPFEVEDALVKHPSVKECAVVGSPDEVRGLIVKAFIVLREGVPQHHEELIKQLQDHVKDLTAPYKYPRKIEFVEDLPKTTSGKIRRIELRNQELLKEKSFKQK; the protein is encoded by the coding sequence ATGAATCGACAAGATTTAATTGCGCCAGATATTTATAATTTATCTGAAGAAGTAGAACGCTTTTCAAGTGATAGTTCAAGAATTGCCTTAAAATACGAAAGTGATTTAGGTGTCAAACGAGAAATTACATATAGTAGCTTAATGATGGAAGCTAATAAAATAGGGAATGCATTATTGAGTGATGGGTTTCAGCAAGGTGATAAGGTGCTCGTGCTCATACCAAGAATGATTGAGGCATATAGTATATATTTAGGTGCAATTAAAGCGGGATTAGTTGTTATCCCATGTTCAGAAATGCTTCGAACTAAAGACTTACAGTATCGTATTCAACATGGAGAAGTGAAAGGTATCATATGCTACCATCCGTATGTCGAGCAATTTGAAGAAGTCAAAAATATTGAAACAATAACTAAGTATATCGTTGGAAAAGAAGATAAAGCTGGATGGAAAAATCTTTGGGAAAAATGTAAAGGTAGCAGTGATAAATTAGTGACTGCATCAACTAGACGAGATGATATTGTTTTTTTATCATATACATCAGGAACAACTGGAAACCCAAAAGGGGTCGTTCATACACATGGATGGGGATATGCTCATTTGAAAACAGCAGCATCGAGCTGGTTAAGCATTAGAGACAACGACACAGTTTGGGCAACTGCGGGTCCTGGGTGGCAGAAATGGATTTGGAGTCCTTTTCTTTCAATACTAGGAACTGGTGCTACTGGAATAGTTTATGATGGGAAATTTGAACCTAAAAAATATTTACAGCTGCTAAGTGATTATGAAGTAAATGTATTATGTTGTACCCCAACAGAATATCGTCTTATGGCGAAAGTAGATAATATTGGTGATTATAAACTTCCATCTTTACATAGTGCGGTCTCAGCTGGGGAACCTCTGAATCGTGAAGTGATTAAGACGTTTAATAAATATTTTCATGTTGACGTTCGGGACGGATACGGGCAAACAGAGAATACTTTATTAGTTGGGGTCATGAAAGGAATGAAAATTAAACCAGGTTCTATGGGAAAACCGACACCAGGTAATACAATTGAAATAATTAACGATTTGGGTGAGCCATGCGATATTGGAGAAGTTGGTGATATTGCAGTTCATGTTGAAACCCCAGCATTATTTAAACATTATTATAAAGATCCAGAAAGAACTGCTAAGCAATTTCGTGGAGAATACTATATCACAGGAGATAAGGCGAAGAAAGATAAAGATGGGTATTATTGGTTTGAAGGGAGGAGTGATGATATTATTATAAGTTCTGGTTACACCATTGGTCCGTTTGAAGTTGAAGATGCTTTAGTCAAACATCCGTCCGTAAAAGAATGTGCTGTAGTTGGCAGCCCAGATGAAGTTCGGGGGTTAATCGTTAAAGCATTTATTGTTCTACGTGAGGGGGTACCTCAACATCATGAAGAGCTGATTAAACAACTACAAGATCATGTCAAAGATCTAACAGCTCCTTACAAATATCCTCGGAAAATAGAATTTGTTGAAGACTTACCAAAAACAACATCAGGAAAAATTCGTCGTATAGAATTACGAAATCAAGAACTTCTCAAAGAGAAGTCTTTTAAACAAAAATAA
- a CDS encoding cysteine desulfurase family protein, whose protein sequence is MIYLDNSATTNPYEDVIDSLVTVSRKFYGNPSSLHKLGGEAERLLTHSRETTAKLLNVKPNEITFNSGGTEGNNHAIKGIAFANRNRGKHIITTTIEHPSVTEACKQLEEIGYDVTYIPVNLNGIVQIDDVKKAIRDDTILVSIIHVNNEIGSVQPIAEIGKLLKSYPKIIFHVDHVQGVGKVPLDLKRNFIDLCSMSGHKFHGLKGNGILYIREGVTLSPLLAGGSQEYNNRSGTENVAGIVAMTKALRLTLENYQMKIKDLVKIKEAYMDELSKLPFITLNTSTKSSAPHIINMTIHGIKPEVFVHSLEEEQIYLSTTSACSSKKRVASKTLLAMGKNEREAESAIRISLSYNNSIHEVPTVLTAIRRSAEKLRLLRKI, encoded by the coding sequence GTGATATATTTAGATAATAGTGCTACAACAAATCCATATGAGGATGTCATTGATTCACTAGTTACTGTGTCTCGTAAATTTTATGGGAACCCTTCTTCATTACATAAGCTTGGTGGCGAAGCAGAGCGTCTCTTGACACACTCACGAGAAACAACAGCAAAGCTGTTAAATGTTAAACCTAATGAAATTACTTTTAATTCAGGTGGTACAGAGGGAAATAATCATGCAATAAAAGGTATAGCATTTGCTAACCGCAATCGAGGAAAGCATATCATTACAACGACAATAGAACATCCCTCTGTTACGGAAGCATGTAAGCAACTTGAGGAAATTGGATATGATGTTACTTATATACCTGTAAATTTAAATGGAATTGTACAAATAGATGATGTTAAAAAGGCAATCCGAGATGATACAATCCTTGTATCTATCATACATGTGAACAATGAGATTGGCTCAGTTCAGCCGATTGCGGAAATTGGGAAATTATTAAAATCTTATCCGAAAATTATATTTCATGTAGACCATGTACAAGGGGTAGGGAAAGTTCCGCTAGATTTAAAAAGAAATTTTATTGATTTATGTTCAATGTCTGGGCATAAATTTCATGGTTTAAAAGGTAACGGAATTCTTTATATTCGAGAAGGAGTTACTTTATCCCCATTACTTGCTGGAGGCTCGCAGGAGTACAATAATCGTTCAGGAACGGAAAATGTAGCTGGGATCGTGGCAATGACAAAAGCACTTCGCCTTACATTAGAAAATTATCAAATGAAAATTAAAGATCTGGTAAAAATAAAAGAGGCGTATATGGATGAGTTAAGTAAATTACCATTTATTACACTTAATACATCTACTAAAAGCTCGGCACCACATATTATTAATATGACAATACATGGAATAAAGCCTGAAGTGTTTGTCCACTCATTAGAAGAGGAGCAAATTTATTTGTCAACTACATCAGCATGTTCTTCAAAGAAAAGGGTGGCGAGTAAAACATTGTTAGCAATGGGGAAAAATGAGCGAGAAGCTGAAAGTGCAATTCGTATCAGTTTATCCTATAATAATTCCATACATGAAGTACCTACAGTTTTAACTGCTATTCGAAGATCAGCTGAAAAATTAAGGCTCTTGCGTAAAATTTAG
- the thiI gene encoding tRNA uracil 4-sulfurtransferase ThiI — MQYEHILIRYGELSTKKRNRNYFVNRLKKNIKGKLREFENIEIEKQRDRMYIKLNNEPYEKIVEKLSSIFGIHSFSLAIKTLSDIEKIKEGALEAIKELNPEGKTFKVTAKRANKQFPLNSNELNYEIGSHILRNIQNLTVNVHEPDINLRVEVRHNATYITFKDISGAGGFPVGTSGKAMLMLSGGIDSPVAGYLAMKRGLEVEAVHFYSPPFTSERSKQKVIDLAKKLTEYTDSIKLHIVPFTNIQQVIQQKIPDNYTMTSTRRLMLQITDQLRQKNDALAIINGESLGQVASQTLESMYTINEVTSTPIIRPLITMDKLEIIDISKQIDTHDISILPYEDCCTIFTPTSPKTKPKRDKINHFESFVDFDSLISEAVSGTETIVIRNDKELTNEENIENLF; from the coding sequence ATGCAATATGAACATATATTAATTCGTTATGGAGAATTATCAACAAAAAAACGTAATAGAAATTATTTTGTAAATCGTCTAAAGAAAAATATAAAGGGCAAGTTAAGAGAATTTGAAAACATCGAGATTGAAAAACAGCGTGATAGAATGTATATCAAATTAAATAATGAACCTTACGAGAAAATTGTTGAAAAACTATCATCAATTTTTGGCATTCATTCATTTAGCCTAGCGATCAAAACCTTAAGTGATATAGAAAAAATTAAAGAAGGGGCTCTTGAGGCAATTAAGGAGTTAAACCCTGAAGGAAAAACATTTAAGGTAACTGCAAAAAGAGCGAATAAACAATTTCCTCTCAATTCGAATGAATTAAATTATGAAATTGGTAGTCATATTTTGCGAAATATTCAAAATTTAACGGTAAATGTACATGAGCCAGATATTAATTTACGTGTAGAAGTCCGCCATAATGCAACATATATCACCTTTAAAGATATAAGTGGTGCCGGAGGGTTCCCAGTGGGTACTAGTGGTAAAGCAATGCTCATGTTGTCAGGTGGAATTGATAGCCCAGTTGCTGGGTATTTAGCGATGAAACGAGGGCTAGAAGTAGAAGCAGTGCATTTCTATAGCCCGCCTTTTACGAGTGAACGGTCAAAACAAAAGGTCATTGATTTAGCTAAGAAGCTAACTGAATATACAGACTCAATTAAGCTTCATATAGTCCCATTTACAAATATTCAACAAGTTATTCAACAAAAAATACCTGATAATTATACGATGACTTCAACGAGGCGTTTAATGCTACAAATCACTGATCAATTGAGGCAAAAGAATGATGCCTTAGCAATTATTAATGGTGAAAGTCTTGGTCAAGTGGCATCTCAAACGCTCGAAAGTATGTATACGATTAATGAAGTTACATCAACGCCCATCATCAGACCATTAATAACGATGGATAAATTAGAAATTATAGATATATCAAAGCAAATTGACACTCATGATATATCAATACTACCTTATGAGGATTGTTGTACGATATTTACACCAACCTCACCTAAAACGAAACCAAAGCGTGATAAAATAAATCATTTTGAGAGTTTTGTCGACTTTGATTCATTAATTAGTGAGGCGGTTTCAGGCACTGAGACTATTGTTATAAGAAATGATAAAGAATTGACAAACGAGGAAAATATTGAGAATTTATTTTAA